The Natrinema sp. DC36 genome includes the window CTCGCCGAGCGGGACCTCCACGTCGGCGTCATCAGCGACGTCGACGACGCGGAGGGTCGAGAGATGCTCGAGCGCTTCGGCGTCCGCGAGCAGTTCGATTCGATCACCACCTCCGAGGAAGTGGGGCGCACCAAACCCGATCCGGCTATGTTCGAGACCGCACTCAAAAAGGCCGGCGTCGACCCGGAACGGTCGCTGATGATCGGCGACCGATACGATCACGACGTGAAAGGGGCCGCCGACGCAGGGATGCACGGCGTCGCGTTCGGTGCCGACGACGGTCCGGCCGTCTCCTACCGGATCGAGACGCCGACGGACGTGCTCGAGATAGTCGATGGTGGCGCACACCCATCGGAAACTCGGGCGCAGTCCGGCGAGGACACGCGAGACGAGTGAAAAAAGCTCGGGTCGATCGCGTTCCCGACGAACGTCCGCGACGGTTCCGCTCGAGCGGCTACTTCCCGTCGGTTCCCAGTCACTATCCGCGCCCATAGGTAACTTCCACCACACAAACATTGTAAAATATGGTTCACGGCGTAACTATTTTCGTTAAGGGGAGACGTATTGGCATACGACAATGCCCACAGCGAATCACGAATCGACGGACGACATCGTATCGGCCGCCCGCGCCGACAGCACAGCCGAGTCGCTCCCATGAGCGAGAACTACTACGAGCGCCTCGTCGATGAGGACGCGCTGGTCGCGTATCTGGGAGAGCACCTCGGCGAGGTCGACGACTACGACATCGAGCGCCACCAGGAGGGGCACTCGAACGAGACACTGTTCGTCACCTGGGGCGACCGCGAGCTCGTTATCCGGCGGCCGCCGCCGGGCGAAACCGCCGACACGGCACACGACGTCCTTCGCGAGTACCGCGTGACGAACGCGGTCGCCGACACCGACGTTCCCGTGCCGACTCCGGTACTCGCCTGCGAAGACCACGACGTCATCGGCAGCGACTTCTACGTAATGGAGCAACTCGAGGGGGACGTCCTCCGCGAGGACGAGCCCGAACGGTTCGCCGAGCCGGACCAGCGCGCGCGGATCGGCGAAGAGCTCGTCGATACGCTGGCGACGATCCACGACCTGGACTACGAGGAAATC containing:
- a CDS encoding HAD family hydrolase; this translates as MSEDATEDGDATASADGEWEAVFWDIGGVILALDSVQAAHAEFIADVLERHEVDGTIEEAIDTWRSTVGDYFRERDGTEFRSARDGYHRGVEAIVGEEIPRADWQPRFDEVVRTSIEPIPGAVETIERLAERDLHVGVISDVDDAEGREMLERFGVREQFDSITTSEEVGRTKPDPAMFETALKKAGVDPERSLMIGDRYDHDVKGAADAGMHGVAFGADDGPAVSYRIETPTDVLEIVDGGAHPSETRAQSGEDTRDE